From Carettochelys insculpta isolate YL-2023 chromosome 3, ASM3395843v1, whole genome shotgun sequence, a single genomic window includes:
- the SLC5A6 gene encoding sodium-dependent multivitamin transporter isoform X5, which produces MAFTAADYTVFVLLLVLSSAVGLFYALSGGRQRTVQEFLLANRSMSFLPVALSLLATFQSAVAILGAPAEVYRFGTEYWFLGCSYFLGLLIPAHVFIPVFYRLHLTSAYEYLELRFNKAVRVCGTATFIFQMVVYMGVVLYAPALALNAVTQFDLWGAVLTMGLVCTLYTTLGGLKAVIWTDVFQTLVMFAGQVAVIVVGTVKVGGLGRVWQLAAEHGKISGIDLNPDPFERHTFWTLAVGGVFMMLSLYGVNQAQVQRYLSSRTEREAVLSCYAVFPCQQVVLCLSCLTGLVMFAYYQEHPLSLAQSQASSDQLVLYFVMDVLKDLPGLPGLFVACLFSGSLSTISSAFNSLATVTMEDLIHPYFPGIRESRAALLSKLLALGYGLLCLGMAYFSSMLGPVLQAALSIFGMVGGPLLGLFCLGMFFPCANPTGAISGLLAGLAMAFWIGIGNLVCSLQGTASAPHLANSTSFPPNGSLSTTATATLLSSAPAPKRPHQGSGREPSHHLPRAAPAPVLPAPPVLGAAVPWGGQPHAGRQLRRAGTRRPGEAQQWDAERPCRGPGLRRGGGGRGLCEGSQRSHLCPARDVALSLAWPLPWGAERARPGWAAHLLGACSRPPLADCTRGTAAKHQMAHAAQAAAGGPAPTLPAGTWLLWGRARCPPVPSLAQGLTAVMCQAWVGRGSPQVSEP; this is translated from the exons CTGGGCGCACCGGCCGAGGTCTACCGCTTCGGCACCGAGTACTGGTTCCTGGGCTGCAGCTACTTCCTGGGGCTGCTCATCCCTGCCCACGTCTTCATCCCCGTCTTCTACCGCCTCCACCTCACCAGCGCCTACGAG taCCTGGAGCTGCGATTCAATAAGGCCGTGCGTGTGTGCGGCACCGCCACCTTCATCTTCCAGATG GTGGTGTACATGGGGGTGGTCCTGTACGCGCCCGCGCTGGCTCTCAACGCAG TGACTCAGTTTGACCTCTGGGGAGCAGTGCTGACCATGGGCCTGGTCTGCACCCTGTACACCACCCTG GGCGGGCTGAAGGCCGTCATATGGACCGACGTATTCCAGACGCTGGTGATGTTTGCGGGGCAGGTGGCCGTCATCGTGGTGGGCACCGTGAAGGTGGGCGGCCTGGGCCGGGTCTGGCAACTGGCTGCCGAGCACGGCAAGATCTCGGGGATCGA cctgaaccccgACCCCTTTGAGCGACACACCTTCTGGACGCTGGCCGTCGGGGGCGTGTTCATGATGCTGTCGCTGTACGGCGTGAACCAGGCCCAGGTGCAGCGCTACCTCAGCTCCCGCACCGAGCGGGAGGCCGTGCT CTCCTGCTACGCCGTGTTCCCCTGCCAGCAGGTGGTTCTCTGCCTCAGCTGCCTCACCGGCCTCGTCATGTTCGCCTACTACCAGGAGCACCCGCTGTCCctggcccagagccaggcctcctcCGACCAG CTGGTTCTCTACTTCGTCATGGACGTGCTGAAGGACCTGCCCGGCCTGCCCGGGCTCTTTGTGGCCTGCCTCTTCAGCGGCTCCCTCAG CACCATATCCTCCGCCTTCAATTCCCTGGCCACcgtcaccatggaggacctgaTCCACCCCTACTTCCCCGGCATCCGGGAGTCCCGCGCTGCCCTGCTCTCCAAGCTGCTGG ctctcgGTTACGGGCTGCTCTGCCTGGGGATGGCCTACTTCTCCTCCATGCTGGGCCCCGTGCTGCAG GCTGCCCTCAGCATCTTCGGTATGGTGGGCGGCCCGCTGCTGGGACTCTTCTGCCTGGGCATGTTCTTCCCATGCGCCAACCCGACG GGTGCCATCTCTGGGCTCCTGGCCGGGCTGGCCATGGCCTTCTGGATCGGCATTGGGAACCTGgtgtgcagcctgcaggggactgcctcagccccacacctggccaacAGCACCAGCTTCCCCCCCAACGGCAGCCTGAGCACGACTGCCACGGCCACTCTGCTGAGCTCAGCCCCGGCCCCCAAGCG GCCCCACCAAGGGAGCGGCCGTGAACCCTCGCACCATCTACCCCGTGCTGCCCCGGCTCCTGTGCTGCCTgcccccccagtgctgggagcgGCTGTGCCGTGGGGTGGGCAGCCCCACGCTG gACGGCAGCTGCGCAGAGCCGGCACCCGCCGCCCAGGAGAAGCCCAGCAATGGGATGCTGAACGGCCCTGCCGGGGGCCTGGCCTGCGCAGAGGAGGCGGAGGACGAGGGCTTTGTGAGGGCAGCCAGCGCTCACACCTATGTCCTGCAAGAGACGTCGCTCTGAGCCTGGCCTGGCCACTGCCATGGGGCGCCGAGAGGGCCAGGCCGGGCTGGGCAGCACACCTCCTGGGGGCATGTTCCCGGCCCCCTCTGGCAGACTGCACGCGCGGCACAGCCGCAAAGCACCAAATGGCACACgcagcccaggcagcagctggcggCCCAGCGCCCACCCTCCCAGCTGgcacctggctgctgtggggcagggccaggtgcccGCCGGTGCCCTCGCTGGCGCAGGGCCTAACTGCTGTGATGTGCCaagcctgggtggggagggggagcccccaGGTCTCCGAGCCCTGA